DNA sequence from the Candidatus Neomarinimicrobiota bacterium genome:
ATGTTCCCGACTCAAAAAACAGGTACTTAAGGGGTCGCGGTGTAGACTATTTCGTTTTTTCAAAATATTATTGCGGTGCAGAGTCAACCGGATACTGTAGAACAGACAAATATGAAGCCGGTGAGACTCGGCTGGCTACAGCGATGGCTATATCAGGAGCGGCAGCAAGTCCACAAATGGGCACATCTACAAGCCCAATTCTAACTTTTATAATGACTCTTTTGAACGTACGCTTAAATCGTTGGATGCCGAATCCAAATCCGACCCATAGAACTGAACCCAAATTTTGGCCATATTATTTTATCATAGAATTATTAGGAAAAGGTAATGAAAAAGATAGGTTGCTTAACCTATCTGATGGGGGCCATATTGAAAATTTAGGTATTTACGAACTAATCAAGCGGCGCTGTGAAGTAATTATTGCTTCTGATGCAACTGCTGATCCTCAATTTAATTTCGGTGATCTGGCTAATCTTATTCGCAAGGTTCGTATTGATTTCGGTGTTAAAATCGATATAGATTTAAGCGAACTGCGCCAAAACAAGGATTCGAAAAATACGTCAAAACAGTTTGCTGTGGCGACAATCGATTATCCGGATAGTCCCGATGGGATACTGATTTATATAAAATCGTCCATCACAGGAGAAGAATCGGAAGACTTGCTTGCTTATAGGCGCAAACACAACACTTTCCCGGACGAAAGTACTGCGGACCAATTCTTTGATGAAGCTCAGTTTGAATCCTACCGGGAGCTAGGATACATAATTGGAAAGGAATTGTTTCCTTAGAAAGTAAATTTCGTGGATGATGACTTATGTAACTTTTTTTAAAGGGAATGAACATCGAGGGCAGAAGTACGGTACCTGGACCGGTAATTTAGATTCGAATTGATACTTTTTCACGGTTCGCCTCTCCCGCCAACGGCGGTGGCCCTAGCCGCAGAAAAACTACACACCCCGTCCCGAAGCATCGGGTACCCCCTCCGGTTTCTGCTCCATAAGTCACTAAGGACTCCTTTGGAGAGATCCTCCGGCTCGGGAAAATCCTTTCATCTTGCTTATACTAAAGCAAGTTTGTATATTATGCCGAGAATATCGAATGCATATTCTAATACATTATTGTTATCATATTATATGGTGCCGAACTGAATAACACAGAATCTCCGAAAAGAAAACTCTCTGCCATAATGTTTACGGATATGACAGGTTACACGTCACTGATGCAGAAGGATGAGGAAAAGGCGCGGGAGCTGATCGAGCGACAAAGAGAAACAGTAACTCCGCTGGTCAATAAATATGGGGGTAAAGTTCTTCAATATATGGGAGACGGCACATTTTGTTCTTTCGAGAGCGCCATAGAAAGCGTGAATTGCGCGATCGATATTCAGAAAGCTCTTATAGATCAAGAACAGATAAGTCTTCGAATCGGTATTCATGTAGGCGACGTGGTATTGAAAGGTGAGGAGGTTTACGGAGATGGCGTGAACGTGGCGTCGAGGCTCGAACCGTTAGCAGAACCCGGAGGCATTTGCATCTCCGGGAGGGTATATGACGACATTAGGAATCAACGTAATATCGAGGCGGTCTTCCTCGGCGAAAAAGACCTGAAAAACGTAGATAGACCGATAAAAGTTTATGCTTTGAAGGGGGAAGCTCTCTCGACTCCGCAAACAGAATCAATACCCGAATCTCAAACTCACACTGAAAGAATAAACCGACGGCGGTTAAGCGTAATTGGATCGGTTCTGATAACGATTCTGATCGGATCAGTAGTTTTATATTTAAATATGAATAAAATGAGTCCTGACTCCGGCGTAAAAATGCTCGTGGTTTTACCTTTTGAAAATTTGGGACCGGCTGAAAATGAATATTTCGCCGACGGAATGACTGATGAGATAACAAGCCGATTAGCTTCTATTAGCGGATTAGGGGTGATCTCAAGAACGAGCGCTATGCAATACAAAAATCATACAAAGAGTGCTGAGCAAATCGGTAGAGAACTTGGCGCACAATATATACTTGAAGGTACGATACGCTATCAATCAGTTGGAGATAATAAAAACCGGGTACGAATTACTCCTCAGCTTATAAGAGTGTCAGATGATACGCATCTATGGGCTACTACTTATGATGGATTTATGGAAGAAATATTCGAGCTTCAGACTAACATCGCGGAAAAAGTGGCAGCAGCTATGGATATCACGCTGCTTGAGCCGGAACGGCGTGAACTTAAGAGAGAACACACAAAAAATCTTGAAGCATACGATTATTACCTAAGGGGAAATGACTACTTCAATCGTGGAACGGAAGGAAAAAACCTTACAGAAGCGACCAATTGGTATAGAAAAGCAGTGGAATTGGATCCAACCTTTGCATTGGCATATGCAAGGCTTTCATTGGCTTATACAAATCTCTATTGGTATGGGGGTGCAAAAAAAGAACATCAAATGCAGGCTGAGAAAGCTGTTCTGGAAGCGTTCCGTTTAAGCCCCAATTTAACTGAGGCTCACCTCGCGTACGGAGAATTCCAAAATAAGGTTCACGAGGATTACGACGAAGCGTTAGAACATTTCACCATTGCTCTTAAGAAGCAGCCTAATAATGCAGATGTTTATGCCGCGGTAGCTCTTGTTCAAAAGCGGCAGGGCGACTGGGAGGAATCGATAAAGAATTACAAACGGGCAACAATGCTCGACCCGCTCTCTCCGATTAAAGCGCTTGAAACCGGACAAGTGTACCTGTACATGCGTGACTATTTGGAGGCTGAAAAGTACATTGGGCGCGCCAGAACTCTTAATCCTTATTCTTCTGATAATTATACATACGAAGCATGGCTCTATCTGCTTTCGGACGGCAATAAAGAGCGGGCAGAGAGAGTAGTCCGCAGTGCAGGAACAGTCGATCTTAACAAGATAATGGCGGGAGCAAAATCACTTCTCTGGGGGATGGGTTTATGGAGATTTGACCTTTTGAATGAAGAATATGACGAATCGGTAAACGCTCTTACTCCCGGTTCATTCGCCAATGACAGATTGACTTATTTGCTCTCGAAAGCCCAATTGTATGCGCTTATGGATGATGAGAAATTCCAATATTCATATTATGATTCGGCTCGCATGCTGTTGGAGGAGCAGGTCAAAAACAGTCCGAAGGTTTTCAAATTATATTCGATGTTAGGGTTTGTATGCGCTAACCTCGGGTTAAGAGAACAAGCCATCGAAGCCGGACTCAAGGCAGTGGAGATAATGCCCATTTCACTGTGCCATTACTGAGGACCGTTGACGGTCATGGTCATGGCTCAGATTTATACGATTTTGGGGGAGTACGAATCCGCTCTTGACAGGATCGAGATTCTCCTTTCCATACCGGCGCCTATTTCAGTGTCATGGCTTAAACTTGATCCGATATTTTCTCCACTGCATGAAATCCCGCGGTTCAGGAAATTATTAGAGGCTGGTGGATAGACAGAATCTGACCGTGCAGACAAACAATATATTTGTCTTTTCAATTTTACAACCTCCCTTTGTGAAGAAATTTTGTTTAATCGGAAGAATATAAGCATTATATATATAAGGATACCGGAAGGAACTGATTTGCCGATCTATTCGACATAGATAAAAATGAAAAGTTAAATAAGTTAAATTTTTTACTTGACAAATATAAATCAGATGTATAGTTTCACACCATAGCACACTTTTAATACGATAAAAAACAAATTGTACGCTGGGTACTGTTACGAGATGTAAAGTACAAGAGGTGGTTATACCAAATTGGAAGGGAGTAGGTAGGAAAGATTTTTACTATAGCAATCAAATCAAATTTAATAAAGCCAGCAATGGTTAACGCAGAAAAGTAGGGAGAACTACTAATGAGCATGAAAAGGTTAGTTGTGTTTGTCGTTTTAGTATTAGTCCCATCAGTTGTATTTGCAGGTATAGATGGTAAGATAGCGGGAACGGTTACCGATGCAGAAACCAACAACCCTCTGGCAGGAACGAATGTCATAATTGTTGGAACTCAAATGGGTGCTTCAACGGATGCGGAAGGAAAATATATCATTCTAAATGTGCCGATAGGCACGTATGAAATTCGGGCTACATTCATAGGGTATGCGAGTGTCACGGTTGAGAACGTGAAAGTTAACAGTGACCTTACGACGAATTTAGACTTTGAAATGCCGACTACTGATGTGGCGGGCGAAGCCGTAGTGATCGTCGCGGAGGAGCCTCTTGTGAACCTGACAGCTACCAGCGTAGTTAGATCAGTGCCGGCTGAGTTGCTTAAGAACTTAGCGACACGGAGTGGCCTTACTTTCATGGGTTTACAGGCTGGTGTCGTCATTCATAACCGCGCGGTCTTTATACGCGGCGGACGCTCTGATGAAACGGGATATCAAATCGAAGGCGTTACCTCAGGCGCGGCTGTGGGTTCGACTGGTGGGGCTAACGTAACCACAATCCCGGAAGCTCTCGCAGAGGTAAAGATTCTTGTGGGCGGTTTCAGCGCGGATGTCGGCGGGGGAGCCGCCGGAATCGTGCAGCAGACTTTTAGGACGGGTACCTCCTCGATGCACGGTTCAATTGCGTTTGAGACGGACGGTCCCGCTGAAAGCTTTGGTGAAACATTCTCTTATGGATACAACGATCTAACCGCCACGCTCTCGGGACCATTAGGCGGACTGAAATATTTCGTAGCTTATCGGAAGACTCAGCAGGATGATAATACCCCGCAGTTCTTTAAAGGGTTTGATTTCGGTTACCTGCAGGATACAGGCGTTGACGGCGGAACCAAAGGTGATTCGGCTGATGTAAAATGGGAAGGCGGCAAGGTTCCCGGACGCTCTCATGAACATTGGATCCTGAACGGGAACCTGCAGTATGACCTGAATCCCCTGGTCTTGAGGTTTAGCGGCGCTTTCTCAACACATGAGCGCAGATTAAGCAGCTCCCCTATACGGGACATCTTCAACCTGGATAGGCTCGCCCAGAGGGATGACGAGAACAGCCTTTACAACTTAAAGGCAAGCTACTTCCTCTCGGATAAAACGGTAATCAACGCCAACATAAGCCGCTCAACAATAGACCAATTCACCTATGACCCTAATTTTATAGCTGACGGCAAATTCGACATGGCGAAGCAACTTGACTCCGGGGACAGTCTCGCGGTAGCCAATGCCAACTCCGAATGGATAGGGGCCTATCCCTCAAGGTATGTTAACCCCAGTCCGTATAACTTCGCCGGCTTCAGATTTGACAGACCGGGACAGTTGCAGACTGGATACTTCAAGAGGGAGCAAACCTACACAGATATAAGCGCAGGAATAATAACTCAATACGGGAGCCATGAGATCAGGGCGGGCGCTTCTTTAAGGTCAGGTGAAATTCGTCAATTCGGACTTGGCGGTGGGCTCACCATCAGTTTAAACTCTCAAATCGGCGTTGACCCGACGCTTAGGGACGAGCTGATTAACGGGACAGACAGGGCGCGCCTTGCAATCAGGCGAGGCTCAGGCGGAGGATATGGATATGATGAGTTCGGCAATGAGGTGAATGAGGGACCCGATGACGCAAAACGTCCCGTATTCACTGCGTTCTACGTGAACGATAAGATAGAATTCAACGATATAATCGTTAACGTCGGCGTAAGGGTTGATAATTTCGACCTCGACACGTGGCACTTGGCGGATTCAGCGGACCCCAATTATGACAAGACGAATTCAATTCTCAACCTGAGTGAGAAGGCAAAGTCTACTACCGAGGTTCAGCCGAGATTCGGACTGGCATTCCCGATAAGTGAGAGGATGGTCTTTCACCTCCAGTACGGAAAATTCGCTTCTTTCCCCGATTTAATTAATGCGTACAAGGGAAGGCCGGCAATGGCATTCGCTTTGGGCGGAGCCGTCTTCATCCCCAACCCGGTAGGATTCGATTTAGAGCCGATTGTCTCAACGCAGTATGAGATAGGTTTCAATTATCAATTCACCGACGAAGCCTCTTTTGATCTTACCGCCTACTATAAAACCACCGAAGGTCAGTTGACGATAGATCGGTATAAAATCAACCCCGGACAGGATGGAGGAGATTACAACGTATTTGTAAACGGTGACTTCAACGTAACGAGGGGTTTTGAGTTTACGCTGCGCACGAGGAGGGTAGGACGCATTCAGACGCTTATCAATTACACGCTCGGCTTTGCGAAGGGGACCAATTCGTTCCCGAACTCACGGCTCTCTTCGACGGAGCGGGACATACGTCCGCCGAAATACATCACACCGTTGAGGTTTGAACAGCGGCACCGGGGTTCAATTATCTTCGATTACCGGTTTGCCGGCGACGACGAGGGACCCGGCGGGCTATTCGCTAACAGCGGTGTCAATGCGTTGATTAACTTCAACAGCGGGCATACATTCACACTCGCGACGGGTTCCGGGGCACAGCGGCGTGCCGAGAGCGGCGCTCTTATAAATGACGCGGACCCCCGCTCGAGGGTACCGAGTGAACCGATCGGCGGTTCCACCACGCCATGGACCTTCACCACCGATCTGAAGCTGGATAAGGGTTTCAGGCTCGGCAATCTCAACGCAGGTGTTTACGTCTTTATTTCAAATGTTTTCAACAGGCGAAACGTCCTGAACGTTTACAACAGGACAGGGGATGCCTATGATGACGGCTTCCTGACGAATCCTGAACTAAGCGAGAAGATTGTTGCAGCATTAGAAGAAGAATATGTTCCTCTTTACAGGGCTATTAATCTCGAAAACCGCCAACACTGGATTGATGACCGTGGGCTGGCTCGCGATCTGTTCGATACGCCCCGGCAGATTCGGATAGGCGTGAAGCTGGATTTTTAACTTTATATAAGTTATGGAAAAGGAAAAAACGTTAATTTAACATAGAATAATTTTACAGGAGAAAGAAATTATGCGGCTAAGGGCAATAGTTCTCTTCTCAGCAGTCTTCACGCTGCTGTTTACAAGCTTCGCTTTTGCAAAGGATAAAAGCGAGAACCCCCGAACACGCGGTCCCGTGCGGCTGACGAAATATGCCGATGCGACCGGACCGACTGAAACGGTTCTCAACATCAACAGCCTTGAGTCATGGGTGGCTACGAACGGATTCTTCGACGCGATAGTTGGCGGCGGTTGGAACGGATCGTATCCCAGGGGTACCCAGGTAGGTGTGATATTCAGGGAAGGTATCGTGTGGGGCGTCAAGGTGACCGATGACGAAGTTTTGAGAGTTCGTGTGGGCGGCAGTTCACAGTCGAACGGTCTTAACGGAGGCAAGGCTGTGGGGTATGTGGCTAATCCGTACAGCGCTCCCACCGGTTGGGAGGACCCGTCACCGTCAGCCCAGCAGGTCTGGAGAGTGCGGACTGATTGGGAGACGGCGGACCTCAAGATTGACGCCGCAAGCTTTAACCTGACAGCGGCGGGGAGTGTCACTGAAACCGAAATCGCGGCTATCAAAGCTCAATATTCTCATGACTGGGATCATTGGCCCGCAGCTGCCGGAGCGCCGTTTGAAGACGTTGATGGTAACGGTTCATACGATCCTGCCGTCGATGTTCCGGGTTTCCCGGGCGCATCGCAGACACTGTGGTTCGTTTCGAACGACCTTGACGGCGACGTTAACGCCGTATTTGCCGGCTCTCCGTCTATCGGAATCGAGATGCAGATGACGCTCTGGGCGTATGATTTTCCGCAAACGTCTCCGCTTGGGAATATGAGTTTCAAGAGGGTTCGGTTGATATATACGGGACGGATTAACGGACCATCTGACGCCAGGATAGACACTATGTATGTGACTCAGTGGGCGGACCCCGACCTTGGTGATTTCGGCGATGATTTCGTGGGAACGGACGTCGAGACTTCTTTAGGATATATTTATAACGCAAATACCAGGGACAATGTTTACTTTGGTGATTTGGGAATTGCCGTTCCCGCCGCCGGTTACGACTTCCTTCAGGGACCGATAAATGCCGACGGAGACACGCTCGGAATGTCTTCATTTACTTTCTTCGGGGCTGGTGGGGATATAAGCGATCCTGACAGGGGAATATATTCCGGAACGCTCCAGTGGTTTAACCTGATGGAAGGGTTTTTACCGCGTCCCGAGTATCCGGAGCAGGAGCTTCTACTTGACCCCATAACAGGCGAAACCACAAAATTCTGGGTTAACGGTGATCCTGTTGCAGGTACCGGGTGGGTCGACGGAATTATTTTGCCCCCCGGAGACAGGCGTTTGTTGTTGACCACCGGACCGTTCGAAATGGCTTTAGGAGATACACAGGATATTGTTATCGCTTTTGTTGCGGGTATAGGGCTGGACAACATATCGTCGATAACCGTAATGAGATTCCATGACTCTTTCGCGCAGTTTGCTTTTGACCAAAAATTTGATCTTCCCAGCCCTCCGTCGGCGCCATCAGTGACGAGTGCCGAACTTGACAAAAGGATAGTTCTCAACTGGGGAGATGATTTGGCAGCGATAGCGGCGACCGAAGAGACCGTGGTCTCGGGTTTTGTCTTCGAGGGTTACAATGTCTATCAGCTGCCGACCACTGCATCATCACTGGCGGACGGGAAAAGGGTGGCTACCTTTGACGTCAGAAACCTCATTCAGACGATTTTCGATCCGGGCGTTGACCCTGTATCTGGCTTTGTAATCAGCCAGGCGAAACAATTCGGCACCAACTCCGGCATTCAGAGATTCTTCTCTACAGATCAGGATAAAATCAGGAACAGGCCTATGTCGAACGGCGTTACGTATGTTTTCGCCGTGACGGCTTACAGTTTCCTGGCAGATAACGTAGGTAAGCCGTTCAAGACGCTTGAGTCGAGCCCTGTCCTATTCGCGGTGACTCCACAGGAACCGGCGCCCGGAACTGCCTATGAGTCGACTTATGGCAAGCTGGTAGAAATAACTCATGCCAGTGGTGTAAGCGACGGGATTATTCGAGCAACGGTTATTGATCCGACGAAGACGACCGGTCACGCTTATGAAGTCACGTTCGCCGAAGATACTGACACTGAGTCCGCGACATTCGGCGAAATAGTATGGACTCTTGTTGATAAAACTTCCGGGCAGACATTGCTCTCCAATCAGCCACAAAGTCCAGATATTGATGCAGATTTGACGATGCTCGTAATCGATGGTCTGCATATCCAGGTGCAGGGACCTCCCTTCGAGTTTCTCGGCGGGGGTGGCGGAATTATAGAAATTGCCAACCCAGCGGGAGACCCTTGCGGGCCTGATGCTTCATCGACAGGAGGCTGTGATGCATATGGTGGTAACACGGTGTGGCACAGCGGCAATTCCACCGGGGACTACTATGTAAGCGCAACCGGCAGTGGTGCTATTAGCCGCATGGAGCGGTATGCTACATTTGCAGTACCGCGCGACTTTGAGCTCCGGTTTACGGACACCGGAGGCTGGGGTGTGTGGGCTTTCGAGGATGACAAAATTGGCACAGTGCCGTTTGAACTGTGGGATATCGGCATCGCCACACCGGACGATGCTTCAGACGATGTGCGGATGGTTCCTTTCCTCCTCTCAAATGATGGGACAGCTGATGCATGGGGTTATGCAACCGGCGTGGACGGGACTTTTGGTTTCCCAACTTCTGATGCGTTTTACTGGATGGACCCTGAAGGAACCGATGGTTATGATAAATTCGCAGCAATTTGCGCAGGCCTTGGTGCAGGTGGATCTTATCCATGGGACACAGATGGTAGCATAGACGGCTACTGGGCAGATTTCCACGGCGGCTTTGTATATCCAATAGGACGTACACAAATAGCAGATCTCGCACAAGATGGAACGCCGCCGCCCACGGGAACGGTAATAAGATTCCTTACAACTAAGACGATTGCCATTGTTGATGTTTACAACTTTACATCCCCTGCTGTCACGACAGGAGACGCAGTGTCGACGGAGCGGATGTTGATAAGATCAACGTATATCCCAACCCTTACTACGGTTTCCATGAATTAGAACCGAGCCGTTATGATAAGTTTATATCCTTTAATCATTTGCCAACGAACGCTACCCTGCGAATCTTTAACCTCGGCGGACAGATGGTGCGGATCATAAATAAAACTGAGGCCACCGGTCAGTTCGTAAAATGGGATTTACTGAACCAGAACGGATTCCCGGTTGCAAGTGGAATTTACATTGTCCACATTGAGATGCCGGACCTTGGGGCGACCAAGATCCTCAAGTTAGCGCTGGTGCAGGAAGAGCAGATATTGAGAAATTACTAAGGGACGGTTCAAGAACATAAAAACGTTTAGAGGACTTTTGCATAAAGAAGGAGCAGAAAATGACAGTTAGAAAGATTTCCATCTGTGTAGTATTATTGCTGATGATAGTGCCATCGTTTACGCAAGCGCAGGAAGCCCGCAACGGGTCTGTGGCGGCATCCTATCTACTCATCCCTCAGGGTGTGCGTTACCTGTCGGGGGGCGGAGCAGTGGCGAACGTGAACGGCGTTGAATCGGTCTTCTGGAATCCGGCGGGTCTTGTTTGGACAGAAAAGTCGATTAATGCGATGTTTTCGCGGAGAAGCTATATCGCCGATATCAGTATAAACTTCGCAGGAGCCAGTATAGATTGGGAAGGATTTGGCACTATTGCTATTTCTTTGCGCAGCTTTGACATCGGTCAAATTCCTGTTACAACCGTCTTCAGCCCCGACGGAACCGGTGAATTATATGAACCCAACATTTTCGTCTTAGGAACTACTTATTCGAAGAAGCTCACCGACAGGACGAGCGTAGGGCTCACTCTTAATTACTTCAGTGAAAGCTTTACCGGCGCTACAGCCTCCGCCGCCGCTTTTGACGTAGGGCTACAGTATACTTCATTCCTCAATGTATCGAATCTTTCTATCGGAGTCGTTCTGAAGAATTTCGGGACGCCTATGAGGTATGGAGGTTCGAAACTCTGGAGGCAAGCAGAAGCTATTGATGGAGATAGAATAATAACATGGTATAAGGTCGAAGCAGCCGAATTTGACCTCCCCTCGATCATTGATTTAGCAACCAATTACCGGATAGATGTGGGAGAATCAAATTCAATTGATATCGGCGTGACTTTCCAGAGCAACCAATCAGCTCAGGACGAGTACAAGTTGATGGCGACATATACGTTGGGTGATCTGCTGGCTGTGAGAGGATCATATCTCACTTCCATAAAGGGAGAGGAAGAAGTGCT
Encoded proteins:
- a CDS encoding T9SS type A sorting domain-containing protein, giving the protein MPCCHDRRRSVDGADVDKINVYPNPYYGFHELEPSRYDKFISFNHLPTNATLRIFNLGGQMVRIINKTEATGQFVKWDLLNQNGFPVASGIYIVHIEMPDLGATKILKLALVQEEQILRNY
- a CDS encoding TonB-dependent receptor, whose protein sequence is MKRLVVFVVLVLVPSVVFAGIDGKIAGTVTDAETNNPLAGTNVIIVGTQMGASTDAEGKYIILNVPIGTYEIRATFIGYASVTVENVKVNSDLTTNLDFEMPTTDVAGEAVVIVAEEPLVNLTATSVVRSVPAELLKNLATRSGLTFMGLQAGVVIHNRAVFIRGGRSDETGYQIEGVTSGAAVGSTGGANVTTIPEALAEVKILVGGFSADVGGGAAGIVQQTFRTGTSSMHGSIAFETDGPAESFGETFSYGYNDLTATLSGPLGGLKYFVAYRKTQQDDNTPQFFKGFDFGYLQDTGVDGGTKGDSADVKWEGGKVPGRSHEHWILNGNLQYDLNPLVLRFSGAFSTHERRLSSSPIRDIFNLDRLAQRDDENSLYNLKASYFLSDKTVINANISRSTIDQFTYDPNFIADGKFDMAKQLDSGDSLAVANANSEWIGAYPSRYVNPSPYNFAGFRFDRPGQLQTGYFKREQTYTDISAGIITQYGSHEIRAGASLRSGEIRQFGLGGGLTISLNSQIGVDPTLRDELINGTDRARLAIRRGSGGGYGYDEFGNEVNEGPDDAKRPVFTAFYVNDKIEFNDIIVNVGVRVDNFDLDTWHLADSADPNYDKTNSILNLSEKAKSTTEVQPRFGLAFPISERMVFHLQYGKFASFPDLINAYKGRPAMAFALGGAVFIPNPVGFDLEPIVSTQYEIGFNYQFTDEASFDLTAYYKTTEGQLTIDRYKINPGQDGGDYNVFVNGDFNVTRGFEFTLRTRRVGRIQTLINYTLGFAKGTNSFPNSRLSSTERDIRPPKYITPLRFEQRHRGSIIFDYRFAGDDEGPGGLFANSGVNALINFNSGHTFTLATGSGAQRRAESGALINDADPRSRVPSEPIGGSTTPWTFTTDLKLDKGFRLGNLNAGVYVFISNVFNRRNVLNVYNRTGDAYDDGFLTNPELSEKIVAALEEEYVPLYRAINLENRQHWIDDRGLARDLFDTPRQIRIGVKLDF
- a CDS encoding tetratricopeptide repeat protein — protein: MTGYTSLMQKDEEKARELIERQRETVTPLVNKYGGKVLQYMGDGTFCSFESAIESVNCAIDIQKALIDQEQISLRIGIHVGDVVLKGEEVYGDGVNVASRLEPLAEPGGICISGRVYDDIRNQRNIEAVFLGEKDLKNVDRPIKVYALKGEALSTPQTESIPESQTHTERINRRRLSVIGSVLITILIGSVVLYLNMNKMSPDSGVKMLVVLPFENLGPAENEYFADGMTDEITSRLASISGLGVISRTSAMQYKNHTKSAEQIGRELGAQYILEGTIRYQSVGDNKNRVRITPQLIRVSDDTHLWATTYDGFMEEIFELQTNIAEKVAAAMDITLLEPERRELKREHTKNLEAYDYYLRGNDYFNRGTEGKNLTEATNWYRKAVELDPTFALAYARLSLAYTNLYWYGGAKKEHQMQAEKAVLEAFRLSPNLTEAHLAYGEFQNKVHEDYDEALEHFTIALKKQPNNADVYAAVALVQKRQGDWEESIKNYKRATMLDPLSPIKALETGQVYLYMRDYLEAEKYIGRARTLNPYSSDNYTYEAWLYLLSDGNKERAERVVRSAGTVDLNKIMAGAKSLLWGMGLWRFDLLNEEYDESVNALTPGSFANDRLTYLLSKAQLYALMDDEKFQYSYYDSARMLLEEQVKNSPKVFKLYSMLGFVCANLGLREQAIEAGLKAVEIMPISLCHY
- a CDS encoding PorV/PorQ family protein, giving the protein MTVRKISICVVLLLMIVPSFTQAQEARNGSVAASYLLIPQGVRYLSGGGAVANVNGVESVFWNPAGLVWTEKSINAMFSRRSYIADISINFAGASIDWEGFGTIAISLRSFDIGQIPVTTVFSPDGTGELYEPNIFVLGTTYSKKLTDRTSVGLTLNYFSESFTGATASAAAFDVGLQYTSFLNVSNLSIGVVLKNFGTPMRYGGSKLWRQAEAIDGDRIITWYKVEAAEFDLPSIIDLATNYRIDVGESNSIDIGVTFQSNQSAQDEYKLMATYTLGDLLAVRGSYLTSIKGEEEVLENIFASFSVGGTLNLQAISGVDLSIDYGYIDTDFFDANQVFSLRFGF